One stretch of Labrus bergylta chromosome 24, fLabBer1.1, whole genome shotgun sequence DNA includes these proteins:
- the lig4 gene encoding DNA ligase 4 — protein sequence MEGPSTSDTGNQPSVAAQVPFIHLCSTLEKIQKSKTRPEKSKILGDFIESWRKFHAALNKEKPRTTDSFYPAMRLIVPPFERERMAYGIKESMLAKLYIDVLGLPKNGPEANKLLNYRAPTTSQGEAGDFAGMAYFVLKKRCTSQGNLSVKEVNDFLDSVAVNNASKKKDLVKKSLLHLITQSSALEQKWLIRMILKDMKLGISKETVLQVFHPDANDLYNVNTDLNKVCQQLRNPSVSLSDVSIGLFSAFKPMLAAVANIRNVEKQMGNSPFFIQTKLDGERIQLHKDGDVYKYFSRNAFEYTQQFGGSPLQGSLTPYIHNNFKSNVVNCILDGEMMAYNPTTETFMQKGSKFDIKRLMEDSELQTCFCVFDVLLVNDQKLGKETLKKRLETLQTVFTPVKGRIHLVPKTDARTMQEVVNTLNDAIDAREEGIMVKDPLSIYKPDKRGEGWLKIKPEYVDGLMDELDLLIVGGYWGKGRRGGMMSHFLCAVAEAPKPGEKPEVFHTLCRIGSGYTMKELYNLGLKLAKNWKVYRKNDPPASILCGTEKPEVYIEPCNSVIVQVKAAEIVGSDMYKTNCTLRFPRIEKIRDDKEWHQCMTLAELDQFRGKASGKLASRHLRIDDDEPQKKKRKMPAKPKKVVGIVDHFKPQDLSGVTKETDMFEDVEFCILNGTEDHPKAELEKGIARCGGIVVQNPGRDTYCVIAGVENMRVKNLISSDQHDLVRAAWLLECLHHKEVVPWQPGHMIHMSPSTREHFAKEYDCYGDSYFVAADERQLREVFGRMSGPESSPAGVNVGQVEQRYGWEDLPTSLFRPFEVYMDRYANIGDPKTALSASCLDIRALEFRYHGGKVLHKLEEGVSHVIIAEETRLLDLRTLRRCFRKKFKIVRDSWVTDSITAGYLMNDSDYSV from the exons ATGGAAGGACCTTCAACAAGCGATACAGGGAACCAGCCCTCAGTCGCGGCTCAGGTTCCCTTTATCCACCTCTGCAGCACTTTAGAGAAAATCCAGAAGTCTAAAACTCGTCCGGAGAAATCCAAAATCCTTGGGGATTTCATTGAGTCATGGAGGAAGTTTCACGCCGCTCTCAACAAGGAAAAGCCCCGAACCACAGACTCTTTCTACCCAGCCATGCGCCTCATAGTCCCCCCCTTTGAAAGAGAGCGCATGGCATATGGCATCAAAGAGAGCATGCTAGCTAAACTCTACATCGATGTGTTAGGCCTCCCAAAGAATGGACCAGAAGCCAATAAACTTTTGAACTACCGTGCTCCCACTACCTCCCAGGGAGAAGCGGGAGACTTTGCCGGCATGGCGTACTTTGTGCTGAAGAAACGCTGCACCAGCCAAGGGAACCTCAGTGTCAAAGAAGTCAACGACTTTTTAGACTCGGTGGCCGTCAACAACGCTAGCAAGAAGAAGGATCTTGTAAAAAAGAGTCTGCTGCACCTTATCACCCAGAGTTCGGCTCTTGAACAAAAGTGGCTCATCCGGATGATCCTGAAGGACATGAAGCTCGGAATCAGCAAAGAGACCGTCCTCCAAGTCTTCCATCCAGACGCCAATGACCTCTACAATGTCAACACAGACTTGAACAAGGTTTGCCAACAGCTCCGCAACCCCTCTGTGTCTTTAAGCGACGTCTCCATCGGACTCTTCTCCGCTTTCAAGCCCATGTTGGCGGCCGTTGCCAACATCCGCAATGTCGAGAAACAGATGGGAAACAGTCCCTTTTTCATCCAAACCAAGCTGGACGGCGAGCGCATACAGCTGCACAAAGACGGGGATGTGTACAAGTACTTCAGTCGGAACGCCTTCGAGTACACGCAGCAGTTTGGGGGGTCCCCCTTGCAGGGCTCTTTGACGCCTTACATCCACAACAACTTCAAAAGCAACGTCGTAAACTGCATCCTGGATGGAGAGATGATGGCGTACAACCCGACGACTGAGACCTTCATGCAGAAAGGGAGCAAATTCGACATCAAGAGGCTCATGGAGGACTCCGAGTTACAGACGTGCTTCTGCGTTTTCGATGTGTTGTTGGTGAACGACCAAAAGCTCGGCAAAGAGACGCTGAAGAAACGCCTGGAGACCCTGCAGACGGTCTTCACCCCGGTCAAGGGGAGGATACACCTCGTCCCAAAGACGGATGCCAGAACCATGCAGGAAGTGGTGAACACGCTCAATGACGCGATTGACGCCAGGGAAGAAGGCATCATGGTGAAGGATCCTTTGTCCATCTATAAACCGGACAAGCGAGGGGAGGGATGGCTGAAGATAAAGCCGGAATACGTGGACGGCTTGATGGACGAGCTGGACCTGCTGATCGTCGGCGGCTACTGGGGGAAAGGAAGGCGAGGCGGCATGATGTCTCATTTCTTATGCGCCGTCGCGGAAGCTCCAAAGCCCGGTGAGAAACCTGAAGTTTTCCACACCCTCTGCCGAATTGGTTCCGGCTACACCATGAAAGAGCTGTACAACCTCGGGTTGAAGCTCGCCAAAAACTGGAAAGTCTACCGCAAGAACGACCCGCCGGCCTCCATCTTGTGCGGAACCGAGAAACCGGAGGTCTACATCGAGCCCTGCAACTCGGTCATCGTCCAGGTCAAGGCCGCGGAGATAGTGGGGAGCGACATGTACAAAACCAACTGCACCTTGCGTTTCCCGAGGATCGAGAAGATCCGGGACGACAAGGAGTGGCACCAGTGCATGACTCTCGCCGAGCTGGATCAGTTCCGTGGTAAGGCGTCTGGGAAACTTGCCTCGAGGCACCTTCGCATCGACGACGACGAACCGCAGAAGAAGAAGCGCAAGATGCCTGCCAAACCCAAGAAAGTGGTCGGGATCGTTGACCACTTTAAGCCCCAGGATCTCTCCGGGGTAACCAAGGAGACCGATATGTTTGAGGATGTTGAGTTCTGTATTCTGAATGGGACTGAAGATCACCCCAAGGCTGAGCTGGAAAAGGGGATAGCCAG GTGTGGAGGTATTGTGGTTCAAAACCCGGGACGGGACACCTACTGCGTGATTGCCGGGGTGGAGAACATGCGTGTGAAGAACCTGATTTCCTCCGACCAGCACGACTTGGTGCGGGCCGCCTGGCTGCTGGAGTGCCTCCACCACAAAGAGGTCGTCCCGTGGCAGCCTGGTCACATGATCCACATGTCACCCTCCACCAGGGAGCACTTTGCCAAAGAGTACGATTGCTACGgagacagctactttgtggcggCGGACGAGCGGCAGCTGCGGGAGGTGTTCGGGCGAATGAGTGGCCCCGAATCATCACCGGCGGGAGTGAACGTGGGCCAGGTTGAGCAGCGGTACGGTTGGGAGGACCTTCCAACCAGCTTGTTCAGACCCTTTGAGGTTTACATGGACCGCTACGCCAACATAGGAGACCCCAAAACCGCCTTATCCGCTTCATGTTTGGACATCAGGGCGCTGGAGTTCCGTTACCACGGGGGGAAGGTGTTGCACAAGCTTGAGGAAGGAGTCTCTCACGTTATCATCGCAGAGGAAACCAGACTTCTGGATTTGAGAACTCTGAGACGCTGCTTCAGGAAGAAGTTTAAGATAGTGCGAGACTCATGGGTGACGGATTCAATCACAGCGGGGTATCTGATGAACGACTCCGACTACTCAGTTTGA